One stretch of Micromonospora echinospora DNA includes these proteins:
- the ftsZ gene encoding cell division protein FtsZ, with amino-acid sequence MTPPHNYLAVIKVVGIGGGGVNAVNRMIEVGLKGVEFIAINTDAQALLMSDADVKLDVGRELTRGLGAGANPDVGKNAAEDHRDEIEEVLKGADMVFVTCGEGGGTGTGGAPVVANIARKLGALTIGVVTRPFSFEGKRRQVQAEAGIEELRNQCDTLIVIPNDRLLALGDRNISMMDAFRTADQVLLSGVQGITDLITTPGLINLDFADVKSVMSGAGSALMGIGSARGENRAVEAAEAAISSPLLEQSMDGARGVLLSIAGGSDLGLFEINDAAQLVTDAAHPDANIIFGAVIDDALGDEVRVTVIAAGFDGGTPAYKAVEQPRKSNQNPPAQQNAPVSPPATMPAPQQPSRRVLFDDVDVPDFLKNGS; translated from the coding sequence ATGACACCTCCGCACAACTACCTGGCGGTCATCAAGGTCGTCGGCATCGGGGGCGGCGGAGTCAACGCCGTCAACCGGATGATCGAGGTTGGGCTCAAGGGCGTCGAGTTCATCGCGATCAACACCGACGCGCAGGCGTTGCTGATGAGCGACGCCGACGTCAAGCTCGACGTGGGCCGGGAGCTGACCCGGGGACTGGGCGCGGGCGCCAACCCGGACGTCGGCAAGAACGCCGCCGAGGACCACCGCGACGAGATCGAGGAGGTCCTCAAGGGCGCCGACATGGTGTTCGTGACCTGCGGCGAGGGCGGCGGCACCGGCACCGGCGGCGCCCCGGTCGTGGCGAACATCGCCCGTAAGCTCGGCGCGCTCACCATCGGCGTGGTCACCCGGCCGTTCTCGTTCGAGGGCAAGCGCCGGCAGGTCCAGGCCGAGGCGGGCATCGAGGAGCTGCGCAACCAGTGCGACACGCTCATCGTGATCCCGAACGACCGGCTGCTCGCGCTCGGCGACCGCAACATCTCCATGATGGACGCTTTCCGCACCGCGGACCAGGTGCTCCTCTCCGGTGTCCAGGGCATCACCGACCTGATCACCACGCCGGGTCTGATCAACCTGGACTTCGCCGACGTGAAGAGCGTGATGAGTGGCGCCGGCAGCGCGCTCATGGGCATCGGCAGCGCCCGGGGCGAGAACCGCGCCGTCGAGGCGGCCGAGGCGGCCATCTCCAGCCCGCTGCTGGAGCAGAGCATGGACGGCGCGCGCGGCGTGCTGCTGTCCATCGCCGGCGGGTCGGACCTCGGCCTGTTCGAGATCAACGACGCGGCTCAGCTGGTCACCGACGCGGCCCACCCGGACGCGAACATCATCTTCGGCGCGGTCATCGACGACGCGCTCGGCGACGAGGTGCGGGTCACCGTGATCGCGGCGGGCTTCGACGGCGGCACGCCCGCGTACAAGGCGGTCGAGCAGCCGCGTAAGAGCAACCAGAACCCGCCGGCGCAGCAGAACGCGCCGGTGAGCCCGCCGGCCACCATGCCGGCTCCGCAGCAGCCGTCACGGCGGGTGCTCTTCGATGACGTCGACGTGCCCGACTTCCTCAAGAACGGCTCCTGA
- a CDS encoding YggT family protein, with amino-acid sequence MLSILFQVLYLLLYIFLIVLLARFVMGAVLAYGRRWQPGRGASAGLEVVWSVTDPPLRALRRVIPPLRIGTVSIDLASLVLLVILFVLMEFVFRRLIFAFA; translated from the coding sequence GTGTTGTCGATCCTGTTCCAGGTGCTCTACCTGCTGCTGTACATCTTCCTAATTGTCCTTTTGGCGCGATTTGTTATGGGGGCGGTACTGGCTTATGGTCGCCGCTGGCAACCGGGCCGGGGAGCGTCGGCGGGACTGGAAGTCGTGTGGAGCGTCACTGATCCGCCCCTGCGAGCGTTGAGGCGTGTGATCCCGCCACTGCGAATTGGTACCGTGAGCATCGACCTGGCCTCCCTTGTGCTCCTGGTTATCCTGTTCGTGCTGATGGAGTTCGTGTTTAGGCGCCTGATCTTCGCGTTTGCCTGA
- a CDS encoding cell division protein SepF gives MGALRKAGVWLGLVEEDDERAYEDGGYDKGSYRDSSRYRSSRYAEEFADEDDDEAEEPPATRSRLGDRGRLSERASSRAVDTDRAEVERPERGERSSVRSITRSSGGDTSGALTYHTRDNLALAPQAQPRERAVAPEDEQRYQITTLHPTTYREARTIGEHFRDGVPVIINLTEMDEADARRLVDFAAGLAFGLRGTIERVTNRVFLLSPANVQVTAEDKAKIAEGGFFSLS, from the coding sequence ATGGGTGCACTGCGCAAGGCGGGGGTCTGGCTCGGTCTGGTCGAGGAGGACGACGAGCGGGCGTACGAGGACGGTGGCTACGACAAGGGTAGCTACCGCGACTCGTCGCGCTACCGGTCGAGCCGGTACGCCGAGGAGTTCGCCGACGAGGACGACGACGAGGCCGAGGAGCCGCCGGCGACGCGGTCCCGCCTCGGTGACCGGGGCCGGCTGAGTGAGCGCGCCTCCAGCCGGGCGGTCGACACCGACCGGGCCGAGGTAGAGCGCCCGGAGCGGGGCGAACGCTCCAGCGTCCGGTCGATCACCCGGTCCTCCGGCGGCGACACGTCGGGCGCCCTGACCTACCACACGCGGGACAATCTCGCGCTCGCGCCGCAGGCCCAGCCGCGCGAGCGGGCGGTGGCGCCGGAGGACGAGCAGCGCTACCAGATCACCACGCTGCACCCGACCACCTACCGCGAGGCGCGGACCATCGGCGAGCACTTCCGCGACGGCGTACCGGTGATCATCAATCTCACCGAGATGGACGAGGCGGACGCCCGCAGGCTTGTCGACTTCGCCGCCGGGCTCGCGTTCGGCCTGCGCGGTACGATCGAGCGCGTGACCAACCGGGTGTTCCTGCTCTCACCGGCCAACGTCCAGGTCACCGCGGAGGACAAGGCCAAGATCGCTGAGGGCGGCTTCTTCAGCCTGAGCTGA
- a CDS encoding YggS family pyridoxal phosphate-dependent enzyme: MTESATTVRPERRAELAAGLARVRARVADACAAAGRQRDEVTLVAVTKTYPASDVVALAGLGVTDVGENRDQEAAGKAAAVAEAGEAPRWHFIGQLQRNKARSVVRYADVVQSVDSVRLAAALDAAAGAVRDRPLDVLVQVSIDGDPARGGALPGDADPQRGLDPVAAAVAGADALRLAGLMAVAPLGWEPDRAFARLAEVAARLRADHPGATVLSAGMSGDLESAIGHGATHVRVGSALLGMRPALR, translated from the coding sequence ATGACGGAGTCAGCAACGACGGTGCGGCCCGAGCGCCGCGCCGAACTCGCGGCCGGGCTGGCCCGGGTCCGGGCCCGCGTCGCCGACGCCTGCGCGGCGGCCGGGCGGCAGCGGGACGAGGTCACCCTGGTCGCGGTGACCAAGACGTATCCGGCGTCGGACGTGGTCGCGCTGGCCGGGCTGGGCGTGACCGACGTGGGGGAGAACCGGGACCAGGAGGCGGCCGGCAAGGCGGCGGCGGTGGCCGAGGCCGGGGAGGCGCCGCGCTGGCACTTCATCGGCCAGTTGCAGCGCAACAAGGCCCGGTCGGTGGTCCGGTACGCCGACGTGGTCCAGTCGGTGGACAGCGTGCGGCTAGCCGCCGCGCTGGACGCCGCCGCGGGCGCGGTCCGGGACCGGCCGCTGGACGTGCTGGTGCAGGTGAGCATCGACGGCGATCCGGCCCGGGGCGGGGCGCTGCCGGGCGATGCCGATCCGCAGCGAGGGCTCGACCCGGTGGCCGCTGCGGTGGCCGGAGCGGACGCGCTGCGGCTGGCCGGCCTGATGGCGGTGGCGCCGCTGGGCTGGGAGCCGGACCGGGCGTTCGCCCGGCTGGCCGAGGTGGCGGCGCGTCTGCGGGCCGACCATCCGGGCGCCACTGTGCTGTCGGCGGGGATGAGCGGGGACCTGGAAAGCGCGATCGGGCACGGCGCGACACATGTCCGTGTCGGCAGCGCGTTGCTCGGAATGCGCCCTGCGCTGCGGTAG
- a CDS encoding DivIVA domain-containing protein: MPLTPADVHNVAFKKPPIGKRGYDEEEVDAFLDEVERELARLIEENNELRAQVERGGRGGAPAGPGGDARLAAELNDVKAQLDRVQRDKAAAEQAARAMQAELEQVRAQGGPAGVTGDGEQQALRVLMMAQRTADDHVSDARREADQLLSEARSKAEEVTREARAKADALERDARQRHQEAMGGLDAKRTALQKHIEELKQFEREYRTRLKAYLESQLRDLDGRGQGLEVEMNREGTRAAGSNGLAAAGLAGSYGGGRAGSLESGR; encoded by the coding sequence ATGCCGCTGACCCCGGCCGACGTTCACAACGTCGCCTTCAAAAAGCCGCCGATCGGCAAGCGGGGGTATGACGAGGAGGAGGTCGACGCCTTCCTTGACGAGGTCGAGCGCGAGCTGGCCCGTCTGATCGAGGAGAACAACGAGCTGCGCGCCCAGGTGGAGCGCGGCGGTCGGGGTGGCGCTCCCGCCGGCCCCGGCGGTGACGCCCGCCTCGCGGCGGAGCTCAACGACGTCAAGGCCCAGCTCGACCGGGTGCAGCGCGACAAGGCGGCCGCCGAGCAGGCGGCCCGCGCGATGCAGGCCGAGCTGGAGCAGGTACGCGCGCAGGGTGGCCCGGCCGGGGTGACCGGGGACGGCGAGCAGCAGGCGCTGCGGGTGCTCATGATGGCCCAGCGCACCGCCGACGACCACGTCTCCGACGCCCGTCGCGAGGCCGACCAGCTGCTCTCCGAGGCCCGTTCCAAGGCCGAGGAGGTCACCCGGGAGGCGCGCGCCAAGGCCGACGCCCTGGAGCGGGACGCCCGCCAGCGGCACCAGGAGGCCATGGGCGGCCTGGACGCCAAGCGCACCGCTCTGCAGAAGCACATCGAGGAGCTCAAGCAGTTCGAGCGCGAGTACCGCACCCGGCTCAAGGCGTACCTGGAGAGCCAGCTGCGGGACCTCGACGGTCGCGGCCAGGGCCTCGAGGTCGAGATGAACCGCGAGGGCACCCGTGCCGCCGGCAGCAACGGTCTCGCCGCGGCCGGCCTCGCCGGCTCCTACGGCGGTGGCCGCGCGGGCTCGCTCGAGTCCGGCCGCTGA